A single genomic interval of Falco naumanni isolate bFalNau1 chromosome 11, bFalNau1.pat, whole genome shotgun sequence harbors:
- the KANK4 gene encoding KN motif and ankyrin repeat domain-containing protein 4 isoform X1 yields the protein MEKTDADRQPPKPDGEREQPRSLPYSVETPYGFHLDLDFLKYVDDIEKGNTIRRVHIHRKAKQPKFSTLPRNFSLPENSSRGCTSAPSKSWTATCSFPQRKASLGAEETPHPLLPNEAPLPATDELAYRRKALLTETWRQAELGWQEGELRGRPQLLRASSMPAALPPGQPLPRDGRVPSPLWPPPQHCHDRSGSESTFHPVLHSSGSDNIVLNLPREMSLEEDVSLGHPGGGSPGPMQMQPLWQNQHPAAPQLQVVMESGGEEGDATDTSGRSTLTGSEPASLAASQLMEENTNPGERELSVSEMTPKELKQVEEGSVWAEENKESCGPQPCDAGEPGGVAELKQQIAALEEQLGKKKEELEQIRAVLEQQDHEIKEKEKSIKLLASSKAQLEEKLCRENTKEATALSRWSSGALQCYDAAVNTDLSQVTGAKQAHDKGINVNIPVSTKSVGCSVQRADNANVQAMKLGARTDPGLADAHTSVSGEGPGSFGEAGVKAGLHAPCFTQLKIDEHLGDDNQNHRNNYDTQSLAAHAVSAESYQGTRSGSRAGENEAGFGEDKPQDGLEEDSPPDHEDLPAVDPISQYVKKIQELLQEQWLCLEHGYPELASAIKQPASKLSSIQNQLVNSLNSLLSAYSTQGPADKENSNTHYQQLEISPATSLKSIMKKKGYGFHAGGNGTKKNLQFVGVNGGYETTSSEDTSCEESPSDGDGESETEKRADDLEPTQAKAGGESKGALSGTSSQERREGDDLQEPPAEVPCTQQKADRCKPSEDFLADCQLLSKHLSEIRTTSDKHLRHILSTVCQEWFRVSSRKSSSPEVVAAYLKALGAIQPQLLVMVVNLADRNGNTALHYSVSHSNFPIAKLLLDTGVCRLDLQNRAGYTAVMLTPLAAAETGEDMEVVMKLLKEGDVNLRAAQGGQTALMLGVSHERDDMVRALLACQADVNLQDEEGTTALMVACRQGNADIVRLLLAQPGCQVTLTDKGGNSALSLAQRAAREDIAALLRAHAEQSPSLSA from the exons ATGGAGAAGACAGATG cAGACAGACAGCCACCCAAACCtgatggggagagggagcagccccgcagcctccCTTACTCCGTGGAGACACCATACGGCTTTCACTTGGACCTGGACTTTCTGAAGTACGTGGATGACATCGAGAAAGGGAACACCATCAGAAGGGTTCACATCCACCGGAAAGCCAAGCAGCCAAAATTCAGCACCCTGCCCCGAAACTTCAGTCTGCCTGAGAACAGCTCCCGTGGATGCACATCTGCTCCCAGCAAGAGCTGGACGGCAACCTGCTCCTTTCCCCAGCGAAAGGCATCACTGGGGGCGGAGGAGACCCCCCATCCTCTCCTGCCCAACGAGGCACCCTTGCCAGCAACTGATGAGCTGGCTTACCGGAGAAAAGCCCTTCTGACGGAGACGTGgcggcaggcagagctggggtggcagGAAGGTGAGCTCCGGGGGCGGCCGCAGCTGCTTCGAGCCTCCAGCATGCCTGCTGCACTGCCGCCTGGCCAGCCCCTGCCGCGGGACGGGAGGGTGCCCTCACCCCTCTGgccacctccccagcactgccatgaCCGGAGTGGCTCCGAAAGCACGTTTCACCCTGTGTTGCATTCGTCCGGCTCCGACAACATAGTGTTAAATCTCCCCCGGGAGATGAGTTTGGAGGAAGATGTCTCCTTGGGGCACCCCGGTGGAGGCAGCCCAGGACCGATGCAGATGCAGCCGCTGTGGCAGAACCAGCATCCTGCGGCGCCGCAGCTGCAGGTGGTGATGGAGAGCGGAGGTGAGGAGGGCGATGCCACCGACACCAGTGGTCGCTCCACCTTGACTGGGAGTGAACCAGCATCactggctgccagccagctcaTGGAGGAGAACACGAACCCTGGGGAAAGGGAGTTAAGTGTGAGTGAAATGACTCCGAAGGAGCTGAAGCaagttgaggaggggagtgtCTGGGCTGAGGAGAACAAGGAGAGCTGTGGTCCTCAGCCTTGTGATGCTGGAGAGCCCGGTGGGGTTGCTGAGCTAAAGCAGCAGattgctgctctggaggagcagctgggcaagaagaaagaagagctCGAGCAGATCAgggcagtgctggagcagcaggatcATGAGAtcaaggagaaggagaaaagcattAAGTTACTGGCCAGCTCTAAAGCTCAGCTGGAAGAGAAACTGTGCCGGGAAAACACCAAAGAGGCCACGGCGCTGTCCAGGTGGAGCAGTGGGGCTTTGCAGTGCTATGATGCTGCAGTGAACACCGACCTCTCGCAGGTAACCGGGGCCAAACAAGCCCACGATAAAGGCATCAACGTAAATATCCCAGTCTCCACCAAATCCGTAGGATGCAGTGTCCAGAGAGCAGACAATGCAAACGTGCAGGCAATGAAGCTGGGTGCTCGGACAGATCCGGGACTGGCAGATGCTCACACCAGCGTCAGTGGAGAGGGACCTGGAAGTTTTGGTGAAGCTGGCGTCAAGGCTGGACTTCATGCACCATGCTTCACCCAGCTGAAGATTGATGAGCACCTCGGTGATGACAATCAAAATCACAGGAATAACTATGATACCCAGAGTCTGGCTGCTCATGCTGTGAGTGCAGAAAGCTATCAAGGAACAAGAAGTGGCTCAAGGGCAGGTGAAAACGAGGCAGGCTTTGGAGAAGATAAACCTCAAGATGGGCTGGAAGAGGACAGTCCCCCTGACCATGAGGATCTCCCTGCTGTTGACCCCATCAGCCAATAcgtaaaaaaaatccaggagcttttgcaggagcagtggctgtgttTGGAGCATGGCTACCCTGAGTTAGCAAGCGCTATTAAACAACCGGCCTCCAAACTCAGCTCCATTCAGAACCAATTAGTTAATTCCTTAAACTCGTTGCTGTCTGCCTACTCTACGCAAGGGCCCGCCGATAAGGAGAATTCGAACACGCACTATCAACAGTTGG AAATCTCTCCAGCCACAAGTCTTAAGTCtatcatgaaaaagaaaggttatGGTTTCCATGCAGGAGGCAATGGGACCAAAAAGAATCTTCAGTTTGTTGGGGTAAATGGTGG CTACGAAACGACTTCAAGTGAAGACACAAGTTGTGAAGAGAGCCCATCAGATGGCGACGGGGAGAGCGAGACGGAGAAAAGAGCTGATGATTTGGAGCCCACACAGGCAAAAGCTGGAGGTGAAAGCAAGGGGGCTTTGTCGGGGACCTCCTCGCAGGAGAGGCGTGAGGGTGATGACCTGCAGGAGCCACCAGCAGAAGTGCCTTGCACTCAGCAGAAGGCTGACAG ATGCAAACCCTCTGAAGATTTCCTTGCCGACTGCCAGCTGCTCAGCAAGCACCTCTCAGAAATCAGGACCACAAGCGACAAGCATCTG CGGCACATTCTGAGCACCGTCTGCCAGGAGTGGTTCCGGGTGTCGAGCCGCAAGTCTTCCAGCCCAGAGGTGGTTGCAGCGTATCTCAAGGCATTGGGGGccatccagccccagctcctggtgaTGGTGGTGAACCTGGCTGACAGGAACGGCAACACGGCGCTTCACTACAGCGTTTCCCATTCCAACTTCCCGATTGCAAAGCTCCTGCTAGACACAG GTGTGTGCCGCCTGGACCTGCAGAACCGCGCTGGCTACACAGCGGTGATGCTCACCCCGCTGGCAGCTGCCGAAACAGGTGAGGACATGGAGGTGGTGAtgaagctgctgaaggaggGAGACGTCAACCTGCGAGCTGCCCAG GGAGGCCAGACTGCCCTGATGCTGGGGGTCAGCCACGAGCGGGACGACATGGTGCGGGCCCTCCTCGCCTGCCAGGCTGACGTCAACCTGCAGGATGAGGAGGGGACGACGGCCCTGATGGTGGCCTGCCGGCAGGGCAACGCCGACATTGTCAGGCTTCTCTTGGCCCAGCCCGGCTGCCAGGTCACACTGACAGACAAG GGCGGTAACTCGGCCCTGTCGCTGGCCCAGCGTGCTGCCCGCGAGGACATTGCAGCGCTCCTGCGAGCCCACGCCGAGCAGAGCCCGTCCCTCTCTGCGTGA
- the KANK4 gene encoding KN motif and ankyrin repeat domain-containing protein 4 isoform X2: MEKTDDRQPPKPDGEREQPRSLPYSVETPYGFHLDLDFLKYVDDIEKGNTIRRVHIHRKAKQPKFSTLPRNFSLPENSSRGCTSAPSKSWTATCSFPQRKASLGAEETPHPLLPNEAPLPATDELAYRRKALLTETWRQAELGWQEGELRGRPQLLRASSMPAALPPGQPLPRDGRVPSPLWPPPQHCHDRSGSESTFHPVLHSSGSDNIVLNLPREMSLEEDVSLGHPGGGSPGPMQMQPLWQNQHPAAPQLQVVMESGGEEGDATDTSGRSTLTGSEPASLAASQLMEENTNPGERELSVSEMTPKELKQVEEGSVWAEENKESCGPQPCDAGEPGGVAELKQQIAALEEQLGKKKEELEQIRAVLEQQDHEIKEKEKSIKLLASSKAQLEEKLCRENTKEATALSRWSSGALQCYDAAVNTDLSQVTGAKQAHDKGINVNIPVSTKSVGCSVQRADNANVQAMKLGARTDPGLADAHTSVSGEGPGSFGEAGVKAGLHAPCFTQLKIDEHLGDDNQNHRNNYDTQSLAAHAVSAESYQGTRSGSRAGENEAGFGEDKPQDGLEEDSPPDHEDLPAVDPISQYVKKIQELLQEQWLCLEHGYPELASAIKQPASKLSSIQNQLVNSLNSLLSAYSTQGPADKENSNTHYQQLEISPATSLKSIMKKKGYGFHAGGNGTKKNLQFVGVNGGYETTSSEDTSCEESPSDGDGESETEKRADDLEPTQAKAGGESKGALSGTSSQERREGDDLQEPPAEVPCTQQKADRCKPSEDFLADCQLLSKHLSEIRTTSDKHLRHILSTVCQEWFRVSSRKSSSPEVVAAYLKALGAIQPQLLVMVVNLADRNGNTALHYSVSHSNFPIAKLLLDTGVCRLDLQNRAGYTAVMLTPLAAAETGEDMEVVMKLLKEGDVNLRAAQGGQTALMLGVSHERDDMVRALLACQADVNLQDEEGTTALMVACRQGNADIVRLLLAQPGCQVTLTDKGGNSALSLAQRAAREDIAALLRAHAEQSPSLSA, translated from the exons ATGGAGAAGACAGATG ACAGACAGCCACCCAAACCtgatggggagagggagcagccccgcagcctccCTTACTCCGTGGAGACACCATACGGCTTTCACTTGGACCTGGACTTTCTGAAGTACGTGGATGACATCGAGAAAGGGAACACCATCAGAAGGGTTCACATCCACCGGAAAGCCAAGCAGCCAAAATTCAGCACCCTGCCCCGAAACTTCAGTCTGCCTGAGAACAGCTCCCGTGGATGCACATCTGCTCCCAGCAAGAGCTGGACGGCAACCTGCTCCTTTCCCCAGCGAAAGGCATCACTGGGGGCGGAGGAGACCCCCCATCCTCTCCTGCCCAACGAGGCACCCTTGCCAGCAACTGATGAGCTGGCTTACCGGAGAAAAGCCCTTCTGACGGAGACGTGgcggcaggcagagctggggtggcagGAAGGTGAGCTCCGGGGGCGGCCGCAGCTGCTTCGAGCCTCCAGCATGCCTGCTGCACTGCCGCCTGGCCAGCCCCTGCCGCGGGACGGGAGGGTGCCCTCACCCCTCTGgccacctccccagcactgccatgaCCGGAGTGGCTCCGAAAGCACGTTTCACCCTGTGTTGCATTCGTCCGGCTCCGACAACATAGTGTTAAATCTCCCCCGGGAGATGAGTTTGGAGGAAGATGTCTCCTTGGGGCACCCCGGTGGAGGCAGCCCAGGACCGATGCAGATGCAGCCGCTGTGGCAGAACCAGCATCCTGCGGCGCCGCAGCTGCAGGTGGTGATGGAGAGCGGAGGTGAGGAGGGCGATGCCACCGACACCAGTGGTCGCTCCACCTTGACTGGGAGTGAACCAGCATCactggctgccagccagctcaTGGAGGAGAACACGAACCCTGGGGAAAGGGAGTTAAGTGTGAGTGAAATGACTCCGAAGGAGCTGAAGCaagttgaggaggggagtgtCTGGGCTGAGGAGAACAAGGAGAGCTGTGGTCCTCAGCCTTGTGATGCTGGAGAGCCCGGTGGGGTTGCTGAGCTAAAGCAGCAGattgctgctctggaggagcagctgggcaagaagaaagaagagctCGAGCAGATCAgggcagtgctggagcagcaggatcATGAGAtcaaggagaaggagaaaagcattAAGTTACTGGCCAGCTCTAAAGCTCAGCTGGAAGAGAAACTGTGCCGGGAAAACACCAAAGAGGCCACGGCGCTGTCCAGGTGGAGCAGTGGGGCTTTGCAGTGCTATGATGCTGCAGTGAACACCGACCTCTCGCAGGTAACCGGGGCCAAACAAGCCCACGATAAAGGCATCAACGTAAATATCCCAGTCTCCACCAAATCCGTAGGATGCAGTGTCCAGAGAGCAGACAATGCAAACGTGCAGGCAATGAAGCTGGGTGCTCGGACAGATCCGGGACTGGCAGATGCTCACACCAGCGTCAGTGGAGAGGGACCTGGAAGTTTTGGTGAAGCTGGCGTCAAGGCTGGACTTCATGCACCATGCTTCACCCAGCTGAAGATTGATGAGCACCTCGGTGATGACAATCAAAATCACAGGAATAACTATGATACCCAGAGTCTGGCTGCTCATGCTGTGAGTGCAGAAAGCTATCAAGGAACAAGAAGTGGCTCAAGGGCAGGTGAAAACGAGGCAGGCTTTGGAGAAGATAAACCTCAAGATGGGCTGGAAGAGGACAGTCCCCCTGACCATGAGGATCTCCCTGCTGTTGACCCCATCAGCCAATAcgtaaaaaaaatccaggagcttttgcaggagcagtggctgtgttTGGAGCATGGCTACCCTGAGTTAGCAAGCGCTATTAAACAACCGGCCTCCAAACTCAGCTCCATTCAGAACCAATTAGTTAATTCCTTAAACTCGTTGCTGTCTGCCTACTCTACGCAAGGGCCCGCCGATAAGGAGAATTCGAACACGCACTATCAACAGTTGG AAATCTCTCCAGCCACAAGTCTTAAGTCtatcatgaaaaagaaaggttatGGTTTCCATGCAGGAGGCAATGGGACCAAAAAGAATCTTCAGTTTGTTGGGGTAAATGGTGG CTACGAAACGACTTCAAGTGAAGACACAAGTTGTGAAGAGAGCCCATCAGATGGCGACGGGGAGAGCGAGACGGAGAAAAGAGCTGATGATTTGGAGCCCACACAGGCAAAAGCTGGAGGTGAAAGCAAGGGGGCTTTGTCGGGGACCTCCTCGCAGGAGAGGCGTGAGGGTGATGACCTGCAGGAGCCACCAGCAGAAGTGCCTTGCACTCAGCAGAAGGCTGACAG ATGCAAACCCTCTGAAGATTTCCTTGCCGACTGCCAGCTGCTCAGCAAGCACCTCTCAGAAATCAGGACCACAAGCGACAAGCATCTG CGGCACATTCTGAGCACCGTCTGCCAGGAGTGGTTCCGGGTGTCGAGCCGCAAGTCTTCCAGCCCAGAGGTGGTTGCAGCGTATCTCAAGGCATTGGGGGccatccagccccagctcctggtgaTGGTGGTGAACCTGGCTGACAGGAACGGCAACACGGCGCTTCACTACAGCGTTTCCCATTCCAACTTCCCGATTGCAAAGCTCCTGCTAGACACAG GTGTGTGCCGCCTGGACCTGCAGAACCGCGCTGGCTACACAGCGGTGATGCTCACCCCGCTGGCAGCTGCCGAAACAGGTGAGGACATGGAGGTGGTGAtgaagctgctgaaggaggGAGACGTCAACCTGCGAGCTGCCCAG GGAGGCCAGACTGCCCTGATGCTGGGGGTCAGCCACGAGCGGGACGACATGGTGCGGGCCCTCCTCGCCTGCCAGGCTGACGTCAACCTGCAGGATGAGGAGGGGACGACGGCCCTGATGGTGGCCTGCCGGCAGGGCAACGCCGACATTGTCAGGCTTCTCTTGGCCCAGCCCGGCTGCCAGGTCACACTGACAGACAAG GGCGGTAACTCGGCCCTGTCGCTGGCCCAGCGTGCTGCCCGCGAGGACATTGCAGCGCTCCTGCGAGCCCACGCCGAGCAGAGCCCGTCCCTCTCTGCGTGA